One part of the Candidatus Flexicrinis affinis genome encodes these proteins:
- a CDS encoding FtsX-like permease family protein, with protein sequence MLDNIRFFLRHSLNDLWINGQRTFFSLLCIAAGVAAIVSLQTLAVMIGGSLTGGLQESNRGDIQFQLDAGFSADASDEVLAQAIADGLIVEQTVSFFGQRQTTYLLSQGGIDAISAWLDESYPGAAELTYRQPLADPISLFLGSGDGTALVLPATGADASQVVPLLIDPDVYPFYGEVVATTGEPLSALINAPTDIVISDQVAQVLGAETGDTLQISGADAEFTVRGVVDTGQEIKNPASDMLISLFGFYYLDQSAIELFEDVPAQADLAFIKLSDPSAVVDIDSALQAEFPFVQTTTTEDLRENYTLLSDNINTLVTVMGLLSMLIGSIGIVNTMQVIVRRRTVEVAVLKTLGLQANEITTLFLVQAMLMGVIGSVAGVVLGWGATFLIRGVAERLLATDLPFVLTPQPAVTGILIGVIITTVFGFLPTLTAGQVRPGIVLRPTDVVIPRTGRVQTLLVLGLVIMVLSLIAQGITGTFSSALQLIVGVFVAAGVLYLIVSLLIWLVGRFFPAFGLIDLKISLRQMLAARGRASMTLLALVVGVFSLSTITLLADSINNLLEFSLQEASGGNVTISAASPAQLPAIERVLDDLPYVEQYRVQRGYTMRLLSIQQGDIVLSPGDLRARLEAMPDFFGFGGEGAEADAYEVFAASISSVSASDVSSVAERSMVTGRQLAPSDSGARVIVLTTSPLLEAAGLRVGDLLTYDLGSDAEGEAPALTFELIGIAQSSFGGFEAQNYVPIDAFPADIPPTSNTITAQVDKEQIASLRQQLATVPGSFVLDNAVLTRLVSGLLGTFTAFPTMVAALGLIVGGVVIANSVALTTMERRREIAVMKSVGLQRERVLFMILLENGVLGLIGGLIGVGIGLLALILLIGTTGAPSTAIPVGSAMLLMLLCVVVALIAALTSAWGASGEKPLNVLRYE encoded by the coding sequence ATGCTGGACAACATTCGCTTTTTTCTGAGGCACTCGCTCAACGACCTGTGGATCAACGGCCAGCGCACGTTCTTCTCGCTGCTGTGCATTGCCGCGGGTGTTGCCGCGATCGTCTCGCTGCAGACGCTTGCGGTGATGATCGGCGGATCGTTGACCGGCGGCCTACAGGAGAGCAACCGCGGCGACATCCAATTCCAGCTCGACGCCGGATTCAGCGCAGACGCCTCGGATGAGGTTCTTGCGCAGGCAATCGCGGACGGGCTGATCGTGGAACAGACCGTGTCGTTCTTCGGCCAGCGGCAAACCACCTATCTGCTCAGCCAAGGCGGGATCGACGCCATCAGCGCGTGGCTGGACGAATCGTATCCCGGCGCTGCAGAACTCACCTATCGTCAGCCGCTGGCGGACCCGATCAGTTTGTTCCTCGGCAGCGGTGACGGGACGGCGCTGGTCCTGCCGGCAACGGGAGCCGACGCCAGTCAGGTTGTACCCTTACTGATCGACCCCGACGTATACCCCTTCTACGGAGAGGTCGTTGCGACGACCGGCGAGCCGCTGTCCGCTTTGATTAACGCGCCAACGGATATCGTCATCAGCGATCAGGTCGCTCAGGTGCTCGGCGCTGAGACCGGCGATACGCTTCAGATCAGCGGGGCGGATGCCGAGTTCACGGTACGCGGCGTTGTCGATACCGGGCAGGAGATCAAGAACCCCGCGTCGGACATGTTGATTTCGCTGTTTGGATTCTACTATCTCGATCAATCGGCGATCGAACTCTTCGAGGATGTTCCTGCTCAGGCGGACCTCGCGTTCATCAAATTGAGCGACCCTTCCGCCGTGGTTGACATTGACTCGGCGTTGCAGGCGGAGTTTCCGTTTGTTCAGACCACGACCACCGAAGACCTGCGCGAGAACTACACACTGCTTTCGGACAACATCAATACGCTGGTGACGGTGATGGGCCTGCTGTCGATGCTGATCGGCAGCATAGGCATTGTCAACACCATGCAGGTCATCGTCCGGCGCCGCACGGTCGAAGTGGCCGTTCTCAAGACGCTCGGTTTGCAGGCGAACGAGATCACGACGCTGTTCCTGGTTCAGGCGATGCTGATGGGCGTCATCGGCAGCGTTGCGGGCGTCGTTCTGGGCTGGGGCGCGACGTTCCTGATCCGCGGCGTGGCCGAGCGCCTGCTGGCGACCGATCTTCCGTTTGTGCTCACGCCTCAGCCTGCCGTGACAGGCATACTCATCGGCGTCATCATCACCACCGTTTTCGGCTTTCTTCCGACACTCACCGCCGGTCAAGTGCGTCCGGGCATCGTACTGCGGCCCACAGACGTTGTCATTCCGCGGACGGGACGCGTTCAGACGTTGTTGGTGCTCGGGCTCGTGATTATGGTGTTGAGCCTGATTGCTCAGGGCATCACGGGAACCTTCAGTTCAGCACTGCAGTTGATTGTCGGCGTATTTGTCGCCGCTGGCGTGCTTTACCTGATCGTCTCGCTGCTGATCTGGCTGGTAGGGCGCTTCTTCCCAGCGTTCGGGCTGATCGACCTCAAAATCTCGCTGCGCCAAATGCTGGCCGCGCGCGGGCGCGCCTCGATGACGTTGCTCGCACTCGTGGTCGGCGTGTTCTCGCTGAGCACCATCACGCTGCTGGCCGACTCAATCAACAACCTGCTTGAGTTCTCGCTGCAGGAGGCGAGCGGTGGAAATGTCACGATTAGCGCGGCTTCCCCAGCCCAACTTCCGGCGATCGAACGTGTACTCGACGATTTGCCGTATGTCGAGCAGTATCGTGTCCAACGCGGGTACACCATGCGCCTGCTCTCGATCCAGCAAGGCGACATCGTGCTGTCGCCCGGCGACCTGCGTGCGCGCCTCGAGGCCATGCCCGATTTCTTCGGATTCGGCGGCGAGGGCGCTGAAGCCGACGCGTATGAGGTCTTCGCGGCGTCGATCAGCAGTGTGAGCGCGTCGGACGTCAGCTCCGTCGCGGAGCGCAGCATGGTCACGGGCCGTCAATTGGCGCCGAGTGATTCCGGGGCGCGCGTCATTGTCCTGACCACCAGCCCGCTGCTTGAGGCTGCCGGACTTCGCGTCGGCGACCTGCTGACCTATGACCTCGGCAGTGACGCTGAAGGCGAGGCACCGGCACTGACGTTCGAACTCATCGGAATCGCGCAAAGCAGTTTTGGCGGGTTCGAGGCACAGAACTATGTACCGATCGACGCATTCCCTGCGGATATCCCCCCGACTTCGAACACGATTACAGCGCAGGTCGACAAAGAGCAGATCGCCTCACTGCGGCAGCAGCTCGCGACCGTGCCGGGGTCGTTCGTGCTCGACAACGCCGTGCTGACGCGACTGGTCAGCGGCCTGCTTGGCACGTTTACCGCCTTCCCGACGATGGTGGCGGCGCTCGGTTTGATTGTGGGTGGGGTTGTGATCGCCAATTCGGTCGCGCTGACCACGATGGAACGCAGGCGCGAGATCGCTGTGATGAAGTCGGTTGGCCTGCAGCGCGAACGGGTACTGTTCATGATCTTGCTCGAGAACGGGGTGCTCGGACTGATCGGTGGTCTGATCGGCGTCGGAATTGGGCTCTTGGCTCTCATCCTCCTGATCGGAACCACGGGCGCACCGAGCACAGCGATTCCGGTCGGTTCGGCTATGCTCCTCATGCTGCTGTGTGTTGTCGTCGCGCTGATTGCCGCGCTGACGTCTGCTTGGGGTGCCTCTGGCGAAAAGCCGCTGAACGTCCTTCGTTACGAATAA